A single region of the Leptodactylus fuscus isolate aLepFus1 chromosome 5, aLepFus1.hap2, whole genome shotgun sequence genome encodes:
- the LOC142204926 gene encoding transmembrane protein 53-like, translated as MILRSIMSVPRYSAASYLRAVRFLQHHASVLPAYLTMKATSGSVAHNQALTTSLPPLVKKYSKSVSLYTNPEVCENCPSARPLVLFLPWLGSNARSHEKYIQLYFKLGFDVLVAESSLSHFLWPKTGLNYAEHLLDILMVEKDLCSRKLYLHAMSIGGYTFAQMLVGSSKEQREMLGRIHGQVFDSLVVGSMERMATGVARVVSLPLLRSLIVRGTLLYFSLLKSHTADYYDKGIKAFWENPVTCPALFFYCINDPMSDHTMVDMIQQDWEKKGIEVQGKKWEKSVHAGHLREHTQEYTDILNNFINGLQATVPKSKL; from the exons GTTCGTTTTCTGCAGCATCACGCAAGCGTATTACCTGCTTACCTTACCATGAAAGCAACTTCTGGATCTGTCGCTCACAATCAAGCTTTGACTACCTCATTGCCTCCTCTTGTGAAAAAGTATTCTAAGTCAGTGTCGTTGTACACCAACCCAGAAGTATGTGAGAACTGTCCATCTGCTAGACCACTGGTGTTATTCCTTCCTTGGCTGGGCTCCAATGCTCGATCCCATGAGAAATACATCCAGCTGTACTTTAAACTGGGCTTTGATGTGTTGGTGGCAGAAAGCTCATTATCACACTTTTTGTGGCCTAAAACAGGTCTGAATTATGCAGAACATTTGTTAGATATCCTGATGGTAGAAAAGGACCTTTGTTCCCGTAAACTTTACCTCCATGCAATGTCCATTGGAGGCTACACATTTGCACAGATGTTGGTGGGGTCTTCCAAGGAGCAGCGGGAAATGCTGGGGAGGATTCATGGTCAAGTATTTGACAGCCTTGTGGTTGGCAGTATGGAAAGAATGGCAACAG GAGTGGCACGCGTTGTTTCTTTGCCTCTTTTACGGTCCTTGATTGTACGTGGAACACTACTTTACTTCTCGCTGCTGAAGTCCCATACTGCAGATTACTACGATAAAGGAATTAAAGCCTTTTGGGAAAACCCAGTCACCTGCCCTGCCCTGTTCTTCTACTGCATAAATGACCCAATGAGTGACCATACTATGGTTGATATGATTCAGCAAGACTGGGAGAAGAAAGGTATCGAAGTGCAGGGAAAGAAATGGGAGAAATCTGTACATGCAGGGCATCTTCGAGAGCATACACAGGAGTACACGGATATCCTGAATAACTTCATTAATGGTCTGCAAGCCACAGTGCCAAAAAGCAAACTGTAG